In Bacteroidota bacterium, a genomic segment contains:
- a CDS encoding RHS repeat-associated core domain-containing protein — protein MGCHKLKYYESETAIGKNWKIFVDGIEKTVSSQKICKDYYPYGMQMPGRTYSIAKTDGVPIIDHEFTSGNDISNWSNWGLTVSASGDDRLKAEGTGAWATAYASLSLEVGKRYRLTASIDLGSNLARVKYMVKNPSDGTFMFINNTKVDADIDVEFIATTTTADLIFQRADATSTNLLFYLDNVKVEEIGENYRFSFNGMEKDDEVKGNGNSLDFGARIYDPRLGRWLSLDTLQAKYPTISPYSFATNRPIIAIDIDGRDVYIVVTSMGGEGGARGQGHMALVVGNEEVGYYLVSLENPENLKTYVKEEEVIAMMDVNEIEALVAPNQAGLYAHKEDTWEGILDYISKNGPGIDNSEKNKGYGYDRILKLKGVTPEGDEKLIELLFSQEDGSFVYEFFTNNCSSFTIDMINEVFPTLINDKTKVDRPNNEFDNVKEDTDNWTVVKDDKKSNDNKRKENNKKNKRKRKEDQDNT, from the coding sequence GCAAATGCCAGGAAGGACTTATAGTATTGCTAAAACAGATGGAGTGCCTATAATTGATCATGAATTTACGAGTGGAAATGATATAAGTAACTGGTCTAATTGGGGATTAACCGTTAGTGCTTCCGGAGATGACAGACTAAAGGCTGAAGGAACTGGAGCATGGGCTACTGCCTATGCAAGCTTATCCCTTGAAGTAGGAAAACGATACAGGCTGACTGCAAGTATTGATTTAGGCTCAAATTTAGCAAGAGTAAAATATATGGTTAAAAATCCATCTGATGGCACTTTTATGTTTATCAATAACACCAAAGTTGATGCTGATATTGATGTTGAATTTATTGCTACAACAACTACTGCAGACCTGATATTCCAACGTGCTGATGCTACAAGTACCAATTTGCTCTTCTATCTTGATAATGTAAAAGTTGAAGAAATTGGTGAGAATTATAGGTTCTCCTTCAACGGTATGGAGAAAGATGATGAAGTTAAGGGCAATGGAAACTCCCTTGATTTTGGGGCGAGGATTTATGATCCAAGGCTGGGAAGGTGGTTGAGTTTGGATACATTACAAGCTAAATATCCAACTATTTCACCCTATTCTTTCGCAACAAATAGACCAATTATTGCGATAGATATTGATGGAAGAGATGTTTATATTGTTGTTACTTCTATGGGAGGAGAAGGAGGTGCCCGTGGACAAGGTCATATGGCACTTGTTGTAGGAAATGAAGAGGTTGGGTACTATTTAGTCTCACTGGAGAATCCCGAAAATCTCAAAACATATGTTAAAGAGGAAGAAGTTATTGCAATGATGGATGTGAATGAAATTGAAGCCTTGGTGGCACCAAACCAAGCCGGTTTATATGCACATAAAGAAGATACTTGGGAGGGAATTCTTGATTATATATCTAAAAACGGTCCCGGTATTGATAACAGTGAAAAAAACAAAGGGTATGGTTATGACAGAATTCTAAAACTAAAAGGTGTGACCCCTGAAGGAGATGAAAAATTAATAGAATTGTTATTCTCACAAGAAGATGGAAGTTTTGTCTATGAGTTTTTTACCAATAATTGTTCAAGCTTTACAATTGATATGATTAACGAAGTATTCCCAACACTTATAAACGATAAGACTAAGGTAGATAGACCTAACAATGAGTTTGATAATGTCAAAGAGGATACTGATAATTGGACTGTTGTTAAAGATGATAAAAAATCTAATGATAACAAAAGAAAAGAAAATAATAAAAAGAATAAAAGAAAAAGAAAAGAAGATCAGGATAATACCTGA